In Staphylococcus lloydii, the following proteins share a genomic window:
- a CDS encoding acyltransferase family protein yields the protein MKTYTSVIFWMRTIACLSIVLIHSITTTFIQSDNLGKGTLIRIVQLLLMFSTPLFVFISEFLLAKNYHTTIKNGFFKDKLIYLGIPYVFINIGISYFYYKPDSFKAFMGHLNDTMFHGGAVTYFIVIIMQFYLLHFFFAKYLVRWKPIPMIIGTTIFATLYWAFRQFVPPAHGDILSMFWDREGWMLFLGWISYFVLGFYTGVYYETLMKNIKKYTISIIIGTILAAGLLICNYVFGVSTWVESKRFDIPIYVTMVILMFFLFSSYVKYVPKFILFISNYSFCIYLLHYFFVNQLGMLREDSAIRNIAFTFIITLTVAICLAYLLNLFKFGKYVVGGIGHIKYEKVYESYKLGKMD from the coding sequence ATGAAAACTTATACATCAGTGATTTTTTGGATGCGCACAATCGCCTGTCTTAGTATTGTGCTTATTCATTCTATAACGACAACATTTATCCAAAGTGACAATTTAGGCAAAGGAACATTAATTCGTATCGTTCAATTGCTTTTAATGTTTAGTACGCCATTGTTTGTTTTTATATCTGAATTCTTATTAGCTAAAAACTATCATACTACTATTAAGAATGGATTCTTCAAAGATAAATTAATTTATCTAGGTATCCCCTATGTATTTATAAACATTGGTATTTCATATTTTTATTATAAACCCGATTCTTTTAAAGCCTTTATGGGACATTTAAATGACACCATGTTTCATGGCGGCGCAGTTACATATTTTATTGTAATCATTATGCAATTTTACTTATTGCATTTCTTTTTTGCTAAATATTTAGTGAGATGGAAACCTATACCTATGATAATTGGCACAACAATTTTCGCCACGCTATATTGGGCATTCAGACAATTTGTACCGCCAGCTCATGGCGACATCCTCTCTATGTTTTGGGATCGTGAAGGCTGGATGTTATTCCTAGGTTGGATTAGTTACTTTGTACTTGGTTTTTATACTGGCGTATATTATGAAACACTTATGAAAAATATTAAGAAATACACTATATCTATTATCATAGGGACAATTTTAGCTGCAGGTTTATTAATTTGTAACTATGTATTTGGAGTGAGTACTTGGGTAGAATCAAAACGTTTTGATATACCTATCTATGTCACAATGGTCATTTTAATGTTTTTCTTATTTTCATCGTACGTCAAATACGTGCCAAAATTCATATTATTTATAAGTAATTATTCTTTCTGTATCTATCTATTGCATTACTTTTTCGTCAATCAACTTGGGATGCTACGTGAAGATAGTGCGATAAGAAATATTGCTTTCACATTTATAATCACCTTAACTGTAGCCATTTGCTTAGCTTATTTACTAAACTTATTTAAATTCGGTAAATATGTAGTTGGTGGCATCGGTCATATCAAATATGAAAAGGTCTACGAAAGTTATAAACTTGGTAAAATGGATTAA
- a CDS encoding sugar O-acetyltransferase — protein MEEKKKMLAGEWYDANYDNTLKEERIRAKDLCFDLNHTKPSDIEQRLKILNSLFNNAYSNIEILSPFMVDYGYNIMLGDNVFINHDCYLMDCASISIGDNTFIGPKCGLYTANHPLNAITRNKGLEQALPIIIGNNVWLGANVIILPGVTIGDGVVVGAGSIVTQSISDNQLVIGAPAKVVKSINDNEN, from the coding sequence GTGGAGGAAAAAAAGAAAATGTTAGCTGGCGAGTGGTATGATGCTAACTATGATAATACTTTAAAAGAAGAAAGGATAAGAGCCAAAGATTTATGTTTTGATTTAAACCATACTAAACCGAGTGATATAGAGCAACGGCTCAAAATATTAAATTCACTGTTTAATAATGCTTATAGTAATATAGAAATACTAAGTCCGTTTATGGTTGATTATGGTTACAACATAATGCTCGGAGATAACGTATTTATTAATCACGATTGCTACCTTATGGATTGTGCATCGATATCTATAGGTGACAATACTTTTATAGGACCTAAATGTGGTTTATATACGGCTAATCATCCTTTAAATGCAATAACGAGAAATAAAGGTTTAGAACAAGCATTACCTATTATTATTGGTAACAATGTTTGGTTAGGCGCAAATGTTATCATTTTGCCTGGCGTGACTATTGGCGATGGCGTAGTTGTAGGTGCAGGTAGTATTGTGACGCAAAGTATTAGTGACAACCAACTTGTAATCGGAGCACCGGCAAAAGTTGTTAAATCTATAAACGATAATGAAAATTAA
- the pruA gene encoding L-glutamate gamma-semialdehyde dehydrogenase: MVVKYSYEPGIDFTNPENVESFKEALNKVKGELNTKIPLVINGEESFTKDTYTSINPAKTSEVIAEVSKASKNEVDKAFDAANEAYESWRKWSHRDRAEVLLRVAAIIRRRKEEIAAVMVYEAGKPWDEAVGDASEGIDFIEYYARSMMDLADGKPVLDREGEHNKYFYKPIGTGVTIPPWNFPFAIMAGTTLAPVVAGNTVLLKPAEDTPLTAYKLMEILEEAGLPKGVVNFVPGDPKEIGDYLVDSKHTHFVTFTGSRATGVRIFERAAKVQEGQQFLKRVIVEMGGKDAIIVDKDCDTDLAAESIVSSAFGFSGQKCSACSRAIVHKDVHDEVLQKAIKLTQEIEVGNTLNNTYMGPVINKKQFDKIKDYIEIGGKEGKIEQGGGADDGTGYFIEPTIISGLKSKDRVMQEEIFGPVVGFVKGSDFDELLEIANDTDYGLTGAVITNNREHWIRACRDYDVGNLYLNRGCTAAVMGYHPFGGFKMSGTDAKTGSPDYLLNFLEQKVVSEMF; encoded by the coding sequence ATGGTAGTAAAGTATAGTTATGAACCTGGAATTGATTTTACAAATCCTGAAAACGTAGAATCATTCAAAGAGGCCTTAAATAAAGTTAAAGGTGAATTGAATACAAAAATTCCTTTAGTAATAAATGGAGAAGAGTCGTTTACAAAAGATACGTATACGTCTATTAATCCAGCAAAAACTTCTGAAGTAATTGCAGAAGTATCAAAAGCATCTAAGAATGAAGTAGATAAAGCTTTTGATGCGGCAAATGAAGCATACGAATCATGGAGAAAATGGTCTCATAGAGATCGTGCAGAAGTGTTATTACGTGTTGCTGCAATTATTCGCAGAAGAAAAGAAGAAATCGCGGCAGTAATGGTTTATGAAGCAGGTAAACCATGGGATGAAGCTGTAGGCGACGCAAGTGAAGGTATTGACTTCATTGAGTATTATGCAAGATCTATGATGGACTTAGCTGATGGTAAGCCAGTATTGGATAGAGAAGGGGAACATAACAAGTACTTCTATAAACCAATTGGTACTGGTGTTACGATTCCACCTTGGAACTTCCCATTCGCTATTATGGCTGGTACGACATTGGCACCAGTCGTTGCAGGTAACACTGTATTATTAAAACCAGCAGAAGATACACCATTAACTGCGTATAAACTAATGGAAATTTTAGAAGAAGCAGGCCTACCAAAAGGTGTAGTTAACTTTGTGCCTGGTGACCCTAAAGAAATTGGTGACTATTTAGTTGATAGTAAACATACGCACTTTGTTACATTTACTGGTTCAAGAGCGACGGGTGTTCGTATTTTTGAACGCGCAGCTAAAGTACAAGAAGGTCAACAATTCTTAAAACGCGTTATCGTTGAAATGGGCGGTAAAGATGCGATTATCGTAGATAAAGATTGTGATACTGATTTAGCAGCAGAATCAATCGTGTCATCTGCATTTGGCTTCTCTGGACAAAAATGCTCAGCATGTTCAAGAGCAATTGTACACAAGGATGTACATGATGAAGTGTTACAAAAAGCAATCAAATTAACTCAAGAAATTGAAGTGGGCAACACATTAAATAACACTTACATGGGTCCTGTAATTAACAAAAAACAATTCGATAAGATTAAAGATTATATCGAAATTGGTGGTAAAGAAGGTAAGATTGAACAAGGTGGCGGTGCTGACGATGGTACTGGTTACTTTATCGAACCAACAATTATTTCAGGCTTAAAATCTAAAGATCGTGTAATGCAAGAAGAAATCTTTGGACCTGTAGTCGGCTTTGTTAAAGGTTCTGATTTTGATGAGTTATTAGAAATTGCTAATGACACAGATTATGGTTTAACAGGTGCAGTCATCACTAATAATCGTGAGCACTGGATTAGAGCATGTCGTGATTACGATGTAGGTAACTTATATCTAAATCGTGGTTGTACTGCGGCAGTTATGGGTTATCACCCATTCGGTGGCTTTAAAATGTCTGGTACAGATGCCAAAACAGGAAGCCCTGACTACTTATTAAACTTCTTAGAACAAAAAGTAGTTTCAGAGATGTTTTAA
- a CDS encoding methylated-DNA--[protein]-cysteine S-methyltransferase translates to MQFKRSYKSPVGNLTITTDGENITGLWFENQQNYETLLNDTVKEQYQPIFDKVTHWLDEYFSGNKPTINFSLKPTGTDFRMNVWSKLREIPYGETVTYGDIAQQIATERGQSKMSAQAVGGAVGSNPISIIIPCHRVVGANGSLTGFGGGIDRKIKLLNNEKVDMSSFYVPSYSTKP, encoded by the coding sequence ATGCAATTTAAACGATCATATAAGTCACCAGTAGGGAATTTAACGATTACTACGGATGGCGAAAATATAACAGGGTTATGGTTTGAAAACCAACAAAATTATGAGACATTGTTAAACGATACAGTAAAAGAACAATACCAACCTATATTTGATAAGGTCACGCATTGGTTAGATGAATATTTCTCAGGAAATAAGCCGACGATAAATTTCTCGCTTAAACCAACAGGGACCGATTTTCGTATGAACGTATGGTCGAAGTTACGGGAAATTCCTTACGGTGAGACTGTCACTTACGGGGATATTGCACAACAAATTGCTACAGAAAGAGGACAAAGTAAAATGTCTGCACAAGCAGTAGGTGGCGCAGTAGGAAGTAATCCTATCTCAATTATTATTCCATGTCATAGAGTTGTAGGCGCTAATGGAAGTCTTACAGGTTTTGGTGGTGGTATTGATAGAAAGATTAAATTACTAAACAACGAAAAAGTCGATATGTCCTCATTTTACGTACCAAGTTATAGTACAAAACCATAA
- a CDS encoding alpha-keto acid decarboxylase family protein: MKMRVGQYLIDAIHNAGVNEIFGVPGDFNLAFLDDVIEHKDVKWVGNTNELNASYAADGYARMNGLAAMITTFGVGELSAVNGIAGSYAERVPVIAITGAPTTKVEQERKFVHHSLGEGTFDDYRKMFEHITTAQGYITTDNAIEEIPRLINAAINERRPVHVHLPIDVAMTEIEVNEAFQPTVKESTINEQVVDMISQKLSSASQPVIITGHEINSFDLHEKLEQFVNKTNIPLAQLSLGKGAFNEENEHYLGIYDGSVAEENVRNYVDQSDAILNIGAKITDSASAGFSYQFDIDDVVMLNHRNFKMNETRREDIDLPTILNSLLAIDYHNDAMFPEINRELDDHIELTNEPLEQETYFKMMQQFIGLDDVILAEQGTSFFGAYDLLLYKNNKFIGQPLWGSIGYTLPSLLGSQMADQQRRNILFIGDGSLQLTVQELSTMIRQQINPIIFVINNDGYTVERLIHGEHQPYNDIHMWDYKALPQVFGGDNVGIHEVANAQDLKHTFENIKAQGNKMHFVEVKMAQGDAPEKLRSISQVFANQNK; the protein is encoded by the coding sequence ATGAAAATGAGAGTAGGACAGTATTTAATTGATGCTATTCACAACGCAGGAGTAAATGAGATTTTTGGTGTTCCAGGAGATTTTAACTTAGCATTTTTAGACGATGTTATTGAGCACAAGGACGTAAAATGGGTGGGCAATACAAATGAATTAAATGCAAGTTACGCCGCAGATGGATATGCAAGAATGAATGGACTAGCTGCAATGATTACCACATTTGGCGTAGGAGAATTAAGTGCAGTAAATGGTATTGCTGGTTCGTACGCAGAACGTGTACCAGTTATTGCTATAACAGGTGCGCCTACAACTAAAGTAGAACAAGAACGTAAATTTGTGCACCACTCATTAGGAGAAGGCACTTTTGATGATTATAGAAAAATGTTTGAACACATTACGACGGCACAAGGTTATATCACTACTGATAATGCTATAGAAGAAATCCCTAGATTAATCAACGCTGCTATCAACGAACGTCGACCAGTACATGTACATTTACCAATAGATGTTGCAATGACTGAAATTGAAGTAAACGAAGCATTTCAGCCGACTGTGAAAGAATCAACAATTAACGAGCAAGTTGTTGACATGATTTCACAAAAATTAAGTAGTGCATCGCAACCAGTTATAATTACAGGACATGAAATTAATAGTTTTGATTTACACGAAAAATTAGAACAATTTGTTAATAAAACAAATATACCATTAGCCCAATTATCACTTGGTAAAGGTGCATTTAACGAAGAAAATGAACATTATCTAGGTATATATGACGGTAGCGTAGCAGAAGAAAACGTTAGAAATTATGTCGATCAAAGTGATGCTATTTTAAATATTGGTGCAAAAATAACTGATTCAGCTTCTGCTGGATTCTCATACCAATTTGATATTGATGATGTAGTGATGTTAAATCACCGCAATTTCAAAATGAATGAAACAAGACGCGAAGATATAGATTTACCGACTATACTAAATAGCCTATTAGCAATTGATTATCATAATGATGCGATGTTCCCTGAAATAAATCGTGAACTTGATGACCATATTGAGTTGACGAATGAGCCATTAGAACAGGAAACTTACTTCAAAATGATGCAACAATTTATTGGTTTAGATGATGTCATTTTAGCAGAACAAGGTACTTCTTTCTTTGGTGCATATGATTTATTGTTATATAAAAACAATAAATTTATTGGGCAACCATTATGGGGCTCAATCGGTTACACTTTACCATCATTATTAGGCTCACAAATGGCAGATCAACAACGTAGAAATATTTTATTTATTGGTGATGGTTCATTACAATTAACTGTACAAGAATTATCAACTATGATTAGACAACAAATAAATCCTATTATTTTTGTAATTAACAACGATGGGTATACAGTAGAACGATTAATTCATGGAGAACATCAACCTTACAACGATATTCATATGTGGGATTACAAAGCTTTACCACAAGTGTTTGGTGGAGATAATGTTGGTATACATGAAGTTGCAAATGCACAAGACTTGAAACATACTTTTGAAAACATCAAAGCACAAGGTAATAAAATGCATTTCGTAGAAGTTAAAATGGCTCAAGGTGATGCGCCAGAAAAACTAAGAAGCATTAGTCAGGTGTTTGCGAATCAAAATAAATAA
- a CDS encoding hydroxymethylglutaryl-CoA synthase, whose product MTIGIDQLDFYVPQFYVDMAKLAEARNVEPNKFLLGIGQTEMSVSPVSQDIVSMGANAAKNIVSEEDKKNISMVIVATESAIDSAKASAVQIHNLLGIQPFARCFEMKEACYAATPAIQLAKDYLANRPNEKVLVIASDTARYGLHSGGEPTQGAGAVAMLISHNPRILELNDDAVAYTQDVYDFWRPSGLSYPLVAGALSKDAYIQSFQESWNEYAKRYNKSLSDFASLCFHVPFTKMGKKALDSILTEDIDSETHNRLTSGYDAATYYNRYVGNIYTGSLYLSLISLLETHDLKGGQTIGLFSYGSGSVGEFFSGKLVDGYSEVLNVEHHKALLNSRTELSVEEYEHFFNRFDNLEFDHETELTSDQHGIFYLNDINDHIRNYNTLK is encoded by the coding sequence ATGACTATCGGTATAGATCAACTTGATTTTTACGTTCCACAATTTTATGTAGATATGGCTAAACTAGCTGAAGCACGCAATGTAGAACCCAATAAATTTTTACTTGGTATCGGTCAAACAGAAATGTCTGTTAGCCCAGTAAGCCAAGATATTGTTTCAATGGGTGCTAATGCTGCTAAAAATATCGTCTCTGAAGAAGATAAAAAAAATATTTCAATGGTAATTGTTGCAACAGAATCTGCGATAGATTCTGCCAAAGCATCAGCCGTTCAAATACATAATCTACTGGGTATACAACCCTTTGCACGATGTTTTGAAATGAAGGAAGCATGCTACGCTGCTACACCTGCTATTCAACTTGCAAAAGATTATTTAGCAAATCGTCCAAATGAAAAAGTATTAGTAATTGCAAGTGATACTGCACGTTACGGACTACATTCTGGCGGTGAGCCAACTCAAGGCGCTGGCGCGGTTGCTATGTTAATTTCACACAATCCACGCATTCTCGAATTAAACGATGATGCAGTGGCATACACGCAAGACGTTTATGATTTTTGGAGACCATCTGGCCTATCATATCCATTAGTAGCCGGTGCTTTATCTAAAGATGCATATATCCAATCATTCCAAGAAAGCTGGAATGAATATGCAAAACGATACAATAAATCACTTTCAGATTTTGCTTCTTTATGTTTCCATGTTCCATTTACAAAAATGGGTAAAAAAGCGCTTGATTCAATTTTAACAGAAGATATTGATTCTGAAACGCATAACCGCTTAACATCAGGTTATGACGCTGCAACTTATTACAACAGATATGTAGGTAATATCTATACTGGATCATTGTATTTAAGTTTAATTTCTTTATTAGAAACACACGACTTAAAAGGTGGCCAAACTATTGGCTTATTTAGTTATGGTTCAGGTTCTGTCGGTGAATTCTTCAGTGGTAAACTTGTTGACGGTTATAGTGAAGTGCTAAACGTAGAGCACCATAAAGCTTTATTAAACTCTCGTACTGAATTATCAGTAGAGGAATATGAGCATTTCTTCAATCGTTTCGATAATCTTGAATTCGATCATGAAACCGAATTAACAAGCGACCAACATGGTATTTTTTACTTAAACGATATTAATGATCATATCCGTAATTATAATACCTTAAAATAA
- a CDS encoding BCCT family transporter has protein sequence MNDRARKHKYIVYSISVAIILIVTLIAGIFPKPFGSYAQTLYSAITNTFGWLFLVIIFILDIFLISLAVSRYGRFKLGDDNEEPEFSLMSWIGMLFSAGLGVGIVFWGVAEPLSHYLHSPFPSKASGESAASARLAMGYTFFHWGISQWSIFAIAGLTVAFFQFRKKRDGLISTAMEPVFGESYKRPIRNIIDILAIIATVMGIATSIGLGIMQISGGLHHVYGVPNNNFTKICITLLMVIIFLGSAITGLNRGVKWLSNINIGLGAILLIFILIFGDLRFILESYTLAIGDYLRHFVEYSLRISPYTGHNAWIQQWTVFYWAWVISWSPFIGGFVARVSRGRTIREFVICVLIVPPLISFAWIAAFGGTALKIALTQNDNIAQLVDKDYTIALFELLSKFPLADITSAIAIALIYIFIITSADSTTHIVASMATGGLTHPKTIHKVIWGVLIGAVSIAMTLAGGLTSLQTASVVTGLPFSIILLLMVFSIMKALRREPIEHFEMTYIEDDKDYSIPLEKREMEENEDRHKD, from the coding sequence ATGAACGATAGAGCAAGGAAACATAAATACATAGTTTATTCAATTTCAGTAGCTATTATTCTAATCGTTACTTTAATTGCAGGCATATTTCCTAAACCATTTGGCAGTTATGCCCAAACTTTATATTCTGCTATTACAAACACGTTCGGTTGGCTATTTCTAGTCATTATTTTTATTTTAGATATTTTCCTAATTAGTTTAGCTGTTTCGCGCTATGGACGCTTTAAATTAGGTGATGATAATGAGGAACCCGAATTTTCTCTTATGTCATGGATTGGGATGTTATTCTCAGCTGGTTTAGGTGTCGGCATTGTCTTTTGGGGTGTGGCAGAACCACTCTCTCATTATTTACATTCGCCATTCCCCAGCAAAGCATCAGGAGAATCAGCCGCTTCAGCGCGTTTAGCTATGGGTTACACATTTTTCCATTGGGGGATTTCACAATGGTCAATATTCGCTATAGCTGGTTTAACTGTAGCCTTTTTCCAGTTTAGAAAAAAGCGTGATGGTCTAATTTCGACTGCAATGGAACCTGTATTTGGCGAAAGCTATAAACGACCTATACGTAATATTATTGATATTTTGGCAATTATTGCCACAGTTATGGGTATTGCAACATCAATAGGTTTAGGCATTATGCAAATCAGTGGCGGTTTACATCACGTTTATGGCGTCCCTAATAATAATTTCACAAAAATCTGTATAACATTATTAATGGTTATTATATTTTTAGGGTCTGCAATTACAGGATTAAATAGAGGAGTAAAATGGCTTAGTAATATTAACATTGGTTTAGGTGCTATCTTACTTATTTTCATACTTATTTTTGGTGATTTAAGATTTATTTTAGAATCTTACACCTTAGCAATTGGAGATTATTTACGTCACTTTGTCGAATATAGTCTACGAATAAGTCCATACACCGGTCATAATGCTTGGATTCAACAATGGACTGTATTCTATTGGGCTTGGGTAATTTCTTGGTCTCCATTTATTGGCGGCTTTGTAGCAAGAGTATCTAGAGGTAGAACAATACGAGAGTTTGTAATTTGCGTGCTTATTGTCCCACCTTTAATCTCATTTGCTTGGATCGCTGCATTTGGGGGTACTGCCTTGAAAATTGCCTTAACACAAAATGATAATATTGCTCAACTTGTAGATAAAGATTATACGATAGCCTTATTCGAACTTTTATCTAAGTTCCCACTTGCAGATATTACTAGTGCAATAGCAATAGCACTGATATATATATTTATTATCACGAGTGCAGATTCTACAACACATATCGTAGCAAGTATGGCTACTGGTGGTCTAACACATCCTAAGACGATTCATAAAGTTATTTGGGGCGTATTGATTGGGGCTGTATCTATTGCAATGACATTAGCTGGTGGATTAACAAGTCTACAAACTGCTTCAGTGGTCACTGGTTTACCTTTTTCAATTATATTATTACTCATGGTGTTCTCAATCATGAAAGCATTAAGACGTGAGCCTATAGAACACTTTGAAATGACTTATATTGAAGACGATAAGGATTACTCTATTCCGTTAGAAAAACGTGAAATGGAAGAAAACGAAGATAGACATAAAGATTAG
- a CDS encoding DUF4064 domain-containing protein → MKRTAEKVLTWIGILFQILMIALIALVLPFLNDDSIKKEAVNRIQSMQADGSLHQSLSQVTPSELFDLVKHGAIIIIIIAIVCFILAIIMTQLMRRIPKTIGILLILMAIVNLLTGNLITSLLWLIAGIMLMARSDKAKQYAKKQAKQVKNKATNKNSQNSQQYKRSNRK, encoded by the coding sequence ATGAAACGTACAGCTGAGAAGGTTTTAACATGGATAGGGATACTATTCCAAATACTAATGATTGCTTTAATAGCGTTGGTATTACCATTTTTAAATGACGATAGTATTAAAAAAGAAGCGGTGAATCGAATTCAATCGATGCAAGCTGACGGGAGTTTGCATCAAAGTTTATCCCAAGTCACGCCATCAGAGTTATTCGATCTTGTAAAACATGGTGCGATTATTATCATTATCATAGCAATTGTATGCTTTATTTTAGCAATAATTATGACACAATTAATGCGTCGCATACCTAAAACAATAGGCATACTATTAATACTCATGGCCATTGTTAACCTATTGACTGGTAATTTAATCACTTCATTATTATGGTTAATCGCAGGTATAATGTTAATGGCACGTAGCGATAAGGCAAAGCAATATGCTAAAAAACAAGCTAAGCAAGTAAAGAATAAAGCGACTAATAAAAATTCGCAAAATAGCCAACAATATAAACGTAGTAATAGAAAATAA
- a CDS encoding MarR family winged helix-turn-helix transcriptional regulator produces MMTNHRDYEHMLFYFAYKTFINRADEIIEQSGMNRQHHRFLFFINKLPGITIKQLLAVLDISKQGSHATLKTLKEKKLIIEQPSPDDMRVKQLFITDEGHELVEQLNSAQNDLLRQTFNEGDNDWYRIMEELADHREGFRDIKHLIKEDKH; encoded by the coding sequence ATAATGACAAACCATCGTGATTACGAACACATGTTGTTTTATTTTGCTTATAAAACATTTATTAATAGAGCCGACGAAATTATTGAACAATCGGGTATGAATCGCCAACACCACCGTTTTTTATTTTTTATCAATAAACTACCAGGTATTACGATTAAACAATTATTAGCAGTTCTAGATATTTCAAAGCAAGGTTCACATGCCACATTGAAAACACTTAAAGAGAAAAAATTAATCATCGAACAACCGAGCCCTGATGATATGCGCGTCAAACAATTATTTATCACAGATGAAGGACATGAGTTAGTAGAACAACTCAATAGCGCACAAAATGATTTATTACGCCAAACCTTTAACGAAGGCGATAATGATTGGTATCGTATAATGGAAGAACTTGCCGATCATCGTGAAGGATTTAGAGATATAAAACACTTAATCAAAGAAGATAAACATTAA
- a CDS encoding putative hydro-lyase encodes MDLSQASPSKIRQYIREGQLQGHTSGLAKGYVQANVVILPSAYAYDFLKFCFSNPKTCPLLDVSEVGDPSFPTFGNSADIRTDVAKYNVYENGTLVSSPTDISHLYTEDLVSFLIGCSFTFEHALLDANIPVRHIEEQHNVPMYVTNIPATSSGVFKGPITVSMRPMTMQEAIRATEITTHFKNVHGTPIHIGNPQAIGIDNINKPDFGEAVSIYNNEVPVFWGCGVTPQSVALEAKPSLMITHAPGHMFITDVRDSDMSH; translated from the coding sequence ATGGATTTAAGTCAAGCGTCGCCTAGTAAAATTAGACAATATATTCGTGAAGGGCAACTTCAGGGACATACAAGTGGTTTAGCAAAAGGCTATGTACAAGCGAATGTGGTGATATTACCTTCTGCATATGCATACGATTTTTTAAAATTTTGTTTTAGCAACCCTAAAACCTGTCCATTATTGGATGTATCTGAAGTCGGCGATCCTTCATTCCCAACTTTTGGTAATTCGGCGGATATTAGAACAGATGTAGCCAAGTATAACGTTTATGAAAACGGCACTTTAGTCTCTTCGCCTACCGATATCAGTCATCTTTATACCGAGGATTTGGTAAGCTTCTTAATCGGCTGTAGCTTTACATTTGAACATGCCTTATTAGACGCTAATATCCCGGTACGTCATATAGAAGAACAGCACAATGTACCGATGTATGTTACAAATATACCTGCAACTTCTAGCGGCGTATTTAAAGGTCCAATTACCGTAAGTATGCGTCCTATGACAATGCAAGAAGCTATTAGAGCGACTGAGATTACGACGCACTTCAAAAACGTTCATGGCACACCTATCCATATAGGTAATCCACAAGCAATAGGTATCGATAATATTAATAAACCAGATTTTGGAGAAGCTGTTTCTATTTATAATAATGAAGTCCCTGTTTTTTGGGGTTGTGGCGTTACACCACAATCAGTAGCATTAGAAGCTAAACCTTCATTAATGATTACACACGCTCCTGGTCATATGTTTATCACAGATGTAAGAGACAGTGACATGTCACATTAA